In Pseudothermotoga hypogea DSM 11164 = NBRC 106472, the following are encoded in one genomic region:
- a CDS encoding DUF554 domain-containing protein has translation MLQIHPSVLINSACVLAGSLLGMALGKAISERFKKVLFQAVGLTTVGVGIKMTLDTSNFIIVLLALALGAILGETLDIEEKLSRVGKFSKDSTRFAKGFVAATTLFLVGPMTIVGSVRAGLLNDGTLIYVKSVLDFISSIVLASLYGVGVLLTSVVVLLVQGGMVLLASQLSFLTQQTYLANFTGAGGLIVLAIGLRLLEVRDIKVGNLLPALVLSPIIDYLVLIFKG, from the coding sequence GTGCTTCAAATACATCCTTCGGTCTTGATCAATTCCGCGTGCGTGCTCGCTGGTTCTTTGCTGGGCATGGCTCTTGGCAAAGCGATTTCCGAAAGGTTCAAGAAGGTCCTCTTCCAGGCAGTGGGTTTGACCACGGTTGGTGTTGGGATCAAGATGACTCTCGACACTTCGAACTTCATAATCGTTCTGCTCGCTCTCGCACTCGGTGCAATCCTTGGTGAAACACTCGACATAGAAGAGAAACTGTCGAGGGTTGGTAAGTTCTCGAAGGATTCGACCAGGTTCGCGAAGGGTTTCGTGGCAGCGACCACGCTGTTCCTCGTCGGTCCCATGACGATCGTTGGTTCTGTGAGAGCTGGCCTGCTGAACGATGGTACATTGATCTATGTGAAATCTGTACTGGATTTCATTTCCTCGATCGTTCTGGCCTCACTCTACGGCGTCGGCGTGCTTCTCACGAGTGTCGTCGTTCTGCTCGTTCAGGGTGGTATGGTATTGTTGGCATCGCAACTTTCGTTCCTGACGCAGCAGACTTACCTCGCAAACTTCACGGGCGCCGGGGGTCTCATCGTTCTTGCGATCGGATTGAGGTTGCTCGAGGTCAGGGACATCAAGGTGGGTAACTTGCTACCCGCTTTGGTTTTGTCCCCCATAATAGATTACTTAGTGCTGATTTTCAAAGGGTGA
- a CDS encoding type III pantothenate kinase: MVILFDIGNTQTVLGVTDDGVTFHKWRFSTQRSGTEDEIFAVASILLEKLFGTIPHFEGAVIASVVPSLNYVFQRLVEKYFSIECTWVEAVNSSMVKWNVKNPSEIGADRVANVFAVVFDHPDALVIDAGTAITIDVLKDGNYEGGVIMPGLMTAAYSLFEKTAKLPQVDLHVPTNCVGKDTSENIRIGIVKGTAYALNGLIKEMKTIYDTPPMVFLTGGQSKVLEKLVEHDHLDPDLTLRGMFKFWQVKRRSF; this comes from the coding sequence ATGGTCATCCTGTTCGACATTGGAAACACGCAAACTGTGCTGGGCGTTACCGACGACGGTGTGACATTCCACAAGTGGAGGTTCTCCACGCAACGATCGGGAACGGAGGACGAGATATTCGCCGTCGCATCCATTTTACTCGAAAAACTGTTTGGAACGATACCACACTTCGAAGGTGCCGTGATCGCTTCGGTCGTACCGTCTCTGAACTACGTTTTTCAGAGACTGGTTGAGAAGTACTTCAGCATCGAGTGCACGTGGGTGGAAGCAGTGAACTCGTCGATGGTGAAATGGAACGTGAAGAATCCTTCTGAGATAGGTGCGGACAGGGTGGCGAACGTCTTCGCCGTTGTGTTCGACCATCCCGACGCATTGGTGATAGATGCTGGAACTGCCATCACGATAGATGTTTTGAAGGATGGAAACTACGAAGGTGGAGTGATAATGCCAGGACTGATGACCGCGGCCTACAGCCTGTTCGAAAAGACTGCGAAGCTTCCTCAAGTCGATCTCCACGTGCCGACAAACTGCGTGGGCAAAGATACTTCCGAGAACATCAGGATAGGCATCGTGAAAGGTACCGCTTACGCACTGAACGGTCTGATCAAGGAAATGAAGACCATTTACGATACACCTCCAATGGTGTTCCTCACGGGTGGTCAGAGCAAGGTTTTGGAGAAGCTCGTGGAGCATGATCATCTCGATCCTGATCTGACGTTGAGGGGGATGTTCAAATTCTGGCAAGTAAAAAGAAGATCGTTCTGA
- a CDS encoding B12-binding domain-containing radical SAM protein: protein MKPVGLLYVGSVLLHYGFDVTLIDLLNRHDPKIASFVKPKPDKQYGTGKFHTVEISKPPQLSFVPRKYKRYGAPEEFFIHELKGIEKPDAFFVTSSMTYWWPGVRQTIEVIKRVFPNALVVLGGVYARIYPDHARLHSGANIVYSADLSQLNTLLSDLFGESFDDDLSDWFERFDPAYELYDRLGYLVFFTSLGCVYNCSYCLTPKLYGKWVYRDHERILRMIRKYVHIFNVKDVVFFDDAALIDKENHFKPLLRKLIRANLGVRYHLPNGIHARLIDEELAWLLKQANFVTIKLGYETSGPLQNKTGGKVQDEDILRAAQMLRSVGFTSSEIQAYIMVNMPGQTEQDVMNAIETCRKAGISISLNEYTPIPNTTDWLELTSAGMLPADVDPFLLNNTVLPYWWKAGMDVATVQRLKDLAHGRTSTLRS, encoded by the coding sequence TTGAAGCCCGTTGGACTGCTGTACGTCGGATCCGTGCTTTTACACTACGGATTCGACGTGACCTTAATCGATCTTCTCAACAGGCACGATCCGAAGATCGCTTCCTTTGTTAAGCCCAAACCTGACAAGCAGTACGGCACGGGGAAATTTCACACCGTTGAAATCTCCAAACCACCGCAACTGTCGTTCGTTCCGAGGAAGTACAAACGTTACGGCGCGCCCGAGGAGTTCTTCATTCATGAGTTGAAAGGAATCGAAAAGCCCGACGCCTTCTTCGTCACGTCTTCCATGACCTACTGGTGGCCGGGGGTTCGCCAGACGATAGAAGTGATTAAGCGGGTGTTTCCGAATGCACTTGTGGTTCTCGGTGGCGTGTACGCACGAATCTATCCGGATCATGCGAGACTCCACAGTGGAGCGAACATCGTCTACAGCGCGGATCTGTCGCAGCTGAACACTCTGCTTTCTGATCTTTTTGGAGAGAGCTTTGATGATGATCTCAGCGACTGGTTCGAAAGGTTCGATCCTGCCTACGAGCTGTACGACAGGCTGGGTTATTTGGTTTTCTTCACGTCGCTTGGGTGTGTGTACAACTGCAGTTACTGTCTGACGCCCAAGCTGTACGGAAAGTGGGTATACCGGGATCATGAGCGAATATTGAGAATGATTCGAAAATACGTTCACATCTTCAACGTGAAAGACGTCGTGTTCTTCGACGATGCCGCCCTGATAGACAAGGAAAACCACTTCAAACCTCTATTGAGAAAGCTTATCCGTGCAAATCTCGGTGTCAGGTATCATCTTCCCAACGGCATTCACGCAAGATTGATAGACGAAGAGCTTGCCTGGTTGCTCAAGCAGGCGAACTTCGTTACGATCAAACTCGGTTACGAAACCTCCGGTCCTCTTCAGAACAAAACGGGTGGCAAGGTCCAAGACGAAGACATCCTCAGGGCAGCCCAAATGCTCAGGTCCGTCGGTTTCACATCCAGCGAAATCCAGGCGTACATCATGGTGAACATGCCGGGACAAACCGAGCAGGATGTGATGAACGCCATCGAAACCTGTAGAAAAGCGGGCATATCGATCTCTCTGAACGAGTACACACCGATTCCAAACACGACAGACTGGCTCGAATTGACGAGCGCCGGCATGCTGCCAGCCGACGTCGATCCTTTTCTGTTGAACAACACCGTTTTACCTTACTGGTGGAAAGCCGGTATGGATGTTGCGACCGTACAACGGCTCAAGGACCTGGCTCACGGAAGAACTTCTACTCTTCGCTCGTGA
- a CDS encoding SIS domain-containing protein, which yields MSIFAQDCSEQPRAVRELIVHAEETKRKADLFKPVSLLILGMGASYYAGLYATVYANESGFNCRCEELSEVLWYWDEKNFDLYDTIALVSQSGETVELRKLIEKYPKIRKKSILVTNNQSSSVAKALSQDRVFLIHAGQERAMGSTKTFVNSILTLLLITSRWAGRSLSFEGLDEHLEYALELEIRDYVESVAANGQLVLVGRGFSVPILRMAQLTLAEVARLNSSWYSGGGFRHGAMELLIGGATATLVHLEGRTERVVGKMLKDLSDLERVWAITNVREDSKRTIQLKSGLPEELAAIPIIVVFQKLADQLAQKRGYPSGVGMIATKVTSEE from the coding sequence ATGTCAATTTTTGCACAGGATTGCTCGGAACAACCAAGGGCCGTTCGTGAGCTGATCGTACACGCAGAGGAGACGAAGAGAAAAGCGGATCTTTTCAAACCGGTCAGTCTTTTGATCTTGGGAATGGGAGCTTCGTACTACGCAGGATTGTACGCCACGGTGTACGCCAACGAATCTGGCTTCAACTGTAGGTGTGAGGAACTTTCGGAAGTGCTGTGGTACTGGGATGAAAAGAATTTTGATTTGTACGATACCATCGCGTTGGTTTCTCAGTCTGGTGAGACAGTGGAGCTGAGAAAGCTCATCGAAAAGTATCCAAAGATCAGGAAAAAATCCATCCTCGTCACGAACAACCAATCCAGCTCCGTTGCGAAAGCCTTGAGTCAGGACAGAGTCTTTCTGATACACGCCGGGCAGGAACGCGCCATGGGCTCAACCAAGACTTTCGTCAACAGCATTTTGACCTTGCTCCTCATCACATCACGATGGGCGGGACGTTCTCTGAGCTTCGAAGGTTTGGACGAGCATTTGGAGTATGCGCTTGAACTGGAGATCCGAGACTATGTGGAGAGTGTGGCTGCAAACGGACAGCTTGTTCTGGTCGGACGAGGTTTTTCAGTGCCGATCCTGCGCATGGCACAGCTCACGCTTGCAGAAGTTGCCAGACTCAACAGTTCCTGGTACAGTGGTGGAGGCTTTCGTCATGGTGCCATGGAGCTGTTGATCGGTGGTGCAACTGCGACGCTTGTTCATCTTGAGGGAAGAACTGAACGCGTTGTTGGCAAGATGCTGAAAGATCTTTCGGATCTCGAAAGAGTGTGGGCGATCACCAACGTTCGAGAGGACTCAAAAAGAACGATCCAGTTGAAGTCTGGCCTTCCTGAAGAACTCGCCGCAATACCAATCATCGTCGTTTTCCAGAAGCTCGCGGACCAGCTCGCTCAAAAGAGGGGTTACCCGAGTGGGGTTGGTATGATCGCGACGAAGGTCACGAGCGAAGAGTAG
- the infB gene encoding translation initiation factor IF-2 has translation MPRLRVYELAKKLNMPTKDLLQELEELGLDIKNHMSYIDEETVKLLLELFEEEEDVEKSKPAAKPKKEEEIEDEVREEVLVAPDELQVNTLALKIGVPLNKVIQDMFMKGIVLKPNQKLDERTAREIAKMYGYKLRLQQETKTEHVEEQMSKLQQIEKYFEELYTKHAGELVSRPPVVTVMGHVDHGKTTLLDKIRKTRVAEQEAGGITQSIGAYQISYNGKKITFIDTPGHELFTEMRARGAQATDIVVLVVAADDGVMPQTIEAYNHAKAANVPVIVAINKIDKPNANIEATKQQLVSKLNLIPEDWGGDTIVVPISARTGQGIDELLEMILLVAEMKEIKCYPKGPARCVVIESKIERGLGPVANVIVKDGILKVGDYVVAGPIYAKVRTLIDDKGKHIKYAEPSQPVMIVGFEELPNLRYAIYAVEDLETAREVSEEIKARIEKERRSKRRMTLEELLKMMEEKEKKELNLILKADTLGSLSAAQSAVESLKSDEIKVNVVHAGVGPVTESDIMLASTCDGIVIGFRVKVEPQARKVAETEAIQVKTYEIIYDLIDSLKLSLEGMLKPQIVEELIGRGEIKKVFDIKKVGKVAGVQLLEGKATRDSKVKVYRNGMLLFTDEIETLKHFKEDVSQVEAPQECGIKFKSRADFQQGDELEFYQLKEIKRVL, from the coding sequence ATGCCGAGATTGAGAGTGTACGAACTTGCGAAAAAACTGAACATGCCCACAAAAGATCTTCTGCAGGAGCTCGAGGAGCTTGGACTCGATATCAAGAATCATATGAGTTACATAGACGAAGAGACCGTCAAACTCTTGCTCGAACTCTTTGAGGAAGAGGAGGACGTAGAAAAGTCCAAACCCGCCGCCAAACCCAAGAAAGAGGAAGAGATTGAAGATGAAGTAAGGGAAGAGGTCCTTGTCGCGCCGGACGAACTCCAGGTCAACACACTCGCTCTGAAGATAGGAGTTCCATTGAACAAAGTCATTCAGGACATGTTCATGAAAGGCATTGTGCTCAAGCCAAATCAAAAACTGGACGAGAGAACAGCCAGAGAGATCGCGAAGATGTACGGATACAAGCTGAGGCTGCAACAGGAAACGAAGACGGAGCATGTAGAAGAGCAGATGAGCAAGCTTCAACAGATCGAGAAATATTTTGAGGAACTCTACACCAAGCATGCGGGCGAGCTGGTGTCAAGGCCTCCGGTCGTTACCGTGATGGGACACGTGGACCATGGAAAAACGACGTTGCTGGACAAAATACGGAAGACTCGGGTGGCAGAACAAGAAGCTGGTGGCATAACCCAGTCGATAGGCGCATATCAGATCAGCTACAACGGCAAGAAGATCACCTTCATAGACACGCCCGGCCACGAACTGTTCACGGAGATGAGGGCCAGGGGTGCTCAGGCAACAGACATCGTAGTACTGGTCGTGGCCGCAGACGATGGTGTGATGCCCCAAACCATTGAGGCGTACAACCATGCGAAGGCTGCGAACGTGCCGGTCATTGTTGCCATAAACAAGATAGACAAACCCAATGCGAACATCGAAGCGACGAAGCAACAACTGGTGTCGAAGTTGAACCTCATCCCCGAGGATTGGGGTGGTGATACGATCGTCGTACCCATATCCGCAAGGACGGGGCAGGGTATAGACGAGCTTCTCGAGATGATACTTTTGGTCGCGGAGATGAAAGAGATAAAGTGTTATCCCAAAGGTCCTGCCAGGTGTGTCGTTATAGAATCGAAGATCGAACGGGGTCTCGGGCCGGTCGCGAACGTGATCGTGAAGGATGGAATCCTGAAAGTCGGCGATTACGTTGTCGCAGGACCCATCTACGCAAAAGTCCGGACGTTGATCGACGACAAGGGCAAGCACATAAAATATGCTGAACCATCGCAACCTGTGATGATCGTTGGTTTCGAAGAATTACCGAATTTGCGATACGCGATCTATGCTGTTGAGGACCTCGAAACTGCCCGAGAGGTGAGCGAGGAGATAAAGGCTCGTATCGAGAAAGAAAGGCGCTCAAAACGGAGAATGACGCTTGAAGAGCTTTTGAAGATGATGGAAGAGAAGGAGAAGAAAGAACTGAACCTCATTCTGAAGGCTGACACGTTAGGCTCACTGAGTGCGGCTCAGAGTGCGGTTGAATCTCTGAAATCGGATGAAATAAAAGTTAACGTCGTGCACGCCGGGGTGGGACCCGTGACAGAGAGTGACATCATGCTCGCTTCCACCTGTGATGGCATTGTGATTGGCTTCAGGGTGAAGGTCGAACCACAGGCGAGAAAAGTGGCCGAAACAGAAGCCATCCAGGTGAAAACTTACGAGATCATATACGATCTGATCGACAGCCTGAAGCTCTCCTTGGAAGGTATGCTCAAACCACAGATCGTGGAGGAACTCATAGGCCGTGGCGAGATCAAGAAGGTCTTCGACATAAAGAAAGTTGGCAAAGTCGCAGGAGTACAGTTACTGGAAGGTAAAGCGACCCGCGACAGCAAAGTCAAAGTGTACAGAAACGGTATGCTGTTGTTCACAGACGAAATAGAGACCCTCAAACACTTCAAAGAGGACGTCAGCCAAGTAGAAGCACCGCAAGAGTGCGGTATAAAGTTCAAAAGCAGAGCAGATTTCCAACAGGGCGATGAACTGGAATTCTACCAGCTCAAGGAGATCAAGAGGGTGCTTTGA
- a CDS encoding Fur family transcriptional regulator, translated as MTTSQIADMLRSKGLKVTPQRVEIIRFLQTHRTHPTAQQIYEHVLRKVGSVSFTTIYNTVRVLEQMGQVRKIPIIETGAIYDIDTSDHGHFVCEVCGSVYDISYEVSFQILGQVKRTELVVYGVCEKCAGKDSATDIKAPS; from the coding sequence ATGACAACAAGTCAAATTGCTGATATGCTCAGATCCAAAGGTCTAAAGGTCACGCCGCAGAGGGTTGAGATCATAAGGTTTCTTCAGACACACAGAACTCATCCCACCGCACAGCAGATATACGAACATGTGTTGCGCAAGGTCGGGAGCGTCTCTTTCACAACGATATACAACACCGTTCGTGTGCTCGAACAGATGGGACAGGTCAGAAAGATTCCCATCATTGAGACTGGCGCCATTTACGATATCGACACCTCTGACCACGGGCACTTCGTCTGCGAAGTGTGTGGGAGCGTCTACGACATAAGTTACGAAGTCTCGTTCCAAATTCTGGGACAGGTGAAGCGAACGGAACTCGTTGTCTATGGAGTCTGCGAAAAGTGCGCTGGAAAAGACTCAGCGACAGATATCAAAGCACCCTCTTGA
- a CDS encoding N-glycosylase/DNA lyase gives MIRLAQAVESIRQEAAPLVEERFRQFKELGENGTNEELYSELCFCILTANWSARGGMEAQQLIGVDGFMKMSEEELTESLVRLHHRYPKARASYIVKNRWVVYRLKTLLSLPPTDAREWLVKNVLGIGYKEASHFLRNVGVEDLAILDRHVLSLMRNYGLIDSIPQSLTKQRYLSLEALLKEEARYFGEPPGKFDLYLWYFVKKTVEK, from the coding sequence GTGATTAGGTTGGCCCAGGCCGTTGAAAGTATCAGGCAAGAGGCGGCACCGCTCGTTGAAGAACGCTTCAGGCAGTTCAAAGAGCTCGGCGAGAATGGAACCAATGAAGAACTGTACAGCGAGCTGTGCTTCTGCATACTCACGGCGAACTGGAGCGCCAGAGGTGGCATGGAGGCGCAACAGTTGATCGGCGTCGATGGCTTCATGAAGATGAGTGAGGAAGAACTGACCGAGTCGTTGGTGCGTTTGCACCATCGTTACCCGAAGGCCCGTGCTTCGTACATAGTCAAAAACAGATGGGTTGTGTATCGTTTGAAAACTCTGCTCTCGTTACCTCCAACCGACGCGCGAGAATGGTTGGTGAAGAACGTGCTCGGCATCGGTTACAAGGAGGCAAGTCATTTTTTGAGGAACGTCGGTGTTGAGGATCTTGCGATACTGGACAGACACGTACTCTCTCTGATGAGAAACTATGGTTTAATCGATTCGATACCGCAATCACTCACGAAACAGAGATATCTGAGTCTGGAAGCCTTGCTGAAAGAAGAAGCTCGATACTTCGGAGAACCACCGGGAAAGTTCGATCTGTACCTTTGGTACTTCGTCAAGAAGACCGTTGAAAAATAG